A stretch of Myxococcus hansupus DNA encodes these proteins:
- the exoL gene encoding spore coat polysaccharide deacetylase ExoL — MAAYRRSQSGGRRILIVSYHRVVSDFTGELQRSIPGLLISQETFRRHLEEAHAAGFELASIGDAVDVMNGRRVAKKDLCVVTFDDGYRDVYRYAYPVLKEMGVPAITYLPTAFINTEKRFNHDRLFHLLRRVQERRFKPLYDTLPAPALQLLGPILSGQKSVSASLDDFIGEHPSRVLTDIIDALEQQLGGGADLVPEQGDVMNWDEVRRMARDGFEFGAHTLGHTVLTLEPQEVVEREILESKRAIEREVGITVRDFAYCNGWYSDEVIRVLSANGFRSGVTTEDMPNRIGGDPFTLKRKVLWENFSLGMLGDYSSSLTGCQLDDCFGVLGMSSPVPGKRPHFISAPGGGNQVSGGVAGAGNQLTSAPVLLSTPASNTNEIVMAPGATTTVQEVP; from the coding sequence ATGGCGGCCTACCGCCGTTCGCAGTCGGGAGGAAGGCGCATCCTCATCGTGAGCTACCACCGTGTGGTGAGCGACTTCACGGGTGAGCTGCAACGGTCGATTCCGGGACTCCTCATCTCCCAGGAGACGTTCCGGCGGCACCTGGAGGAGGCCCACGCTGCGGGCTTCGAGCTGGCCTCCATCGGTGACGCGGTGGACGTCATGAACGGCCGCCGGGTGGCGAAGAAGGACTTGTGCGTCGTCACCTTCGATGACGGCTACCGGGACGTGTACCGCTACGCCTATCCCGTCCTGAAGGAGATGGGCGTTCCGGCCATCACCTACCTGCCCACGGCGTTCATCAACACCGAGAAGCGCTTCAACCACGACCGCCTGTTCCACCTGCTGCGCCGGGTCCAGGAGCGCCGCTTCAAGCCGCTCTACGACACGCTGCCCGCGCCCGCGCTGCAGTTGCTGGGGCCCATCCTCTCCGGACAGAAGTCGGTGTCGGCCTCGCTGGACGACTTCATTGGCGAGCACCCCTCGCGCGTGCTCACGGACATCATCGACGCGCTGGAGCAGCAGCTCGGCGGCGGCGCGGACCTGGTGCCGGAGCAGGGCGACGTCATGAACTGGGACGAAGTGCGCCGCATGGCCCGCGACGGCTTCGAGTTCGGCGCGCACACGCTGGGGCACACCGTGCTCACGCTGGAGCCGCAGGAGGTGGTGGAGCGCGAGATTCTCGAGTCCAAGCGCGCCATCGAGCGCGAGGTGGGCATCACCGTCCGCGACTTCGCCTACTGCAACGGCTGGTACTCCGACGAGGTCATCCGCGTGCTGTCCGCCAACGGCTTCCGCTCCGGCGTCACCACCGAGGACATGCCCAACCGCATCGGTGGGGACCCGTTCACCCTGAAGCGCAAGGTGCTGTGGGAGAACTTCAGCCTGGGCATGCTCGGTGATTACTCGTCGTCGCTCACCGGCTGCCAGTTGGATGACTGCTTCGGCGTGCTGGGCATGAGCAGCCCGGTGCCGGGCAAGCGGCCCCACTTCATCAGTGCTCCCGGAGGAGGAAACCAGGTGAGCGGTGGCGTCGCCGGAGCCGGGAACCAGTTGACCAGTGCGCCGGTGCTGCTGAGCACCCCGGCCTCGAACACCAACGAAATCGTGATGGCGCCCGGAGCCACCACGACAGTCCAGGAGGTTCCGTGA
- the ccmA gene encoding heme ABC exporter ATP-binding protein CcmA: MPPLSAAPALALHDVSKRYGRRWALARLTYALPAGRSLLLTGHNGSGKTTLLRLLATALSPTAGRVEVLGRDAVVDRDAVRRDVALLSHASFLYEDLTAHQNLTVLARLLGVPSPSDAANEKLARVGLDRRSDSPVRGFSAGMRKRLAIARLLLKAPSIALLDEPFGELDPSGIRDMEAIIAELKASGVTVILATHLIEQGLTLCEERLHLQDGRAVAA; this comes from the coding sequence ATGCCTCCCCTCTCCGCCGCCCCCGCCCTCGCCCTGCATGACGTCAGCAAGCGTTATGGCCGCCGGTGGGCACTGGCGCGGCTGACGTACGCGCTGCCGGCCGGGCGCTCGCTCCTGCTCACGGGCCACAACGGATCAGGCAAGACGACCCTGCTGCGACTGCTCGCCACCGCGCTCAGCCCCACGGCGGGCCGCGTGGAGGTGCTCGGCCGGGACGCGGTGGTGGACCGCGACGCGGTGCGCCGCGACGTGGCGCTCCTGTCCCACGCCAGCTTCCTCTATGAGGACCTGACCGCGCACCAGAACCTCACGGTGCTCGCCCGCCTGCTGGGGGTCCCCTCCCCTTCCGACGCGGCCAACGAGAAGCTCGCCCGGGTGGGCCTGGACCGCCGGTCCGACAGCCCGGTCCGCGGCTTCAGCGCCGGCATGCGCAAGCGCCTGGCGATTGCCCGCCTGCTGCTCAAGGCGCCGTCCATCGCCCTGCTCGACGAGCCCTTCGGTGAGCTGGACCCCTCGGGAATCCGCGACATGGAGGCCATCATCGCGGAGCTCAAGGCCAGCGGGGTCACCGTCATCCTGGCCACGCACCTCATCGAGCAGGGGCTGACGCTGTGTGAAGAGCGGCTGCACCTGCAGGACGGCCGGGCGGTGGCGGCATGA
- a CDS encoding heme exporter protein CcmB — MSAPRPRPIGLLTATLALLRKDLLIEWRTRARLNAIIFFALATLLMFSFALGPDTKLLEKNAGGYFWLAILFASVLALGESFRVESENACMDGIRLAPADARAIFLSKALGNTLLLTALGALLVPVMVALYGVSIVTSVADLGLILLLGCLALSAPGTVYAAISSNARARDVLLPLLLFPLVIPALLSAAKATTLVLQGDPMNQFGSWAGLLGGFNLIYWSVGFLLFPRIIED, encoded by the coding sequence ATGAGCGCCCCCCGGCCCCGTCCCATTGGCCTGCTGACGGCCACGCTGGCCCTGCTGCGCAAGGACCTGCTCATCGAGTGGCGCACCCGCGCGCGGCTCAACGCCATCATCTTCTTCGCGCTGGCCACGCTGCTGATGTTCTCCTTCGCACTGGGCCCGGACACCAAGCTGCTGGAGAAGAACGCGGGCGGCTACTTCTGGCTGGCCATCCTCTTCGCCAGCGTGCTGGCCCTGGGCGAGTCCTTCCGCGTCGAGTCGGAGAACGCGTGCATGGACGGCATCCGGCTGGCCCCCGCGGATGCCCGCGCCATCTTCCTGTCCAAGGCGCTGGGGAACACCCTGCTGCTGACGGCGCTGGGCGCCCTGCTGGTGCCCGTGATGGTCGCCCTCTATGGGGTGAGCATCGTCACCAGCGTGGCGGACCTGGGGCTCATCCTCCTGCTCGGTTGCCTGGCCCTGAGCGCCCCCGGCACCGTCTACGCTGCGATTTCGAGCAATGCCCGGGCACGAGACGTGCTCCTGCCTTTGCTATTGTTCCCGCTCGTCATCCCGGCCCTGCTCTCCGCCGCCAAGGCGACCACGCTCGTACTTCAGGGAGACCCCATGAATCAGTTTGGCTCATGGGCGGGGCTTTTGGGCGGCTTCAATCTGATTTATTGGAGCGTAGGCTTCTTGCTGTTCCCGCGGATCATCGAGGACTGA
- the ccsA gene encoding cytochrome c biogenesis protein CcsA, giving the protein MGKFIKWGLLALSLAVLATGWWLGLAWAPPDREMGDVQRIMYVHVPLQWAAMVAMFVNFVAAVSYMFKASWKLDATAEASAEVGLVLGTAGMITGAIWGRPTWGVYWSWDPRLTSQAIMLVAYTGYLVLRRFVEDPEKRATWSSVVAIIGAINLPIVWFSVRWWRSLHQVQSTPKTVDPEMTLALRVSAFGMLFITVWFLVARYRQALAERQAEVALPDAVPSDLAAASGANSSRVA; this is encoded by the coding sequence ATGGGAAAGTTCATCAAGTGGGGCCTGCTGGCGCTGTCGCTGGCCGTGCTCGCCACGGGGTGGTGGCTGGGGCTCGCGTGGGCGCCGCCGGACCGTGAGATGGGCGACGTGCAGCGCATCATGTACGTCCACGTTCCGCTCCAGTGGGCGGCCATGGTCGCCATGTTCGTCAACTTCGTGGCGGCCGTCAGCTACATGTTCAAGGCGAGCTGGAAGCTGGACGCCACCGCGGAGGCCTCGGCGGAAGTCGGCCTGGTGTTGGGCACCGCGGGGATGATCACCGGCGCCATCTGGGGCCGGCCCACCTGGGGCGTCTACTGGTCCTGGGACCCGCGGCTGACGTCGCAGGCCATCATGTTGGTGGCCTACACCGGCTACCTCGTCCTGCGGCGCTTCGTGGAGGACCCGGAGAAGCGCGCGACGTGGAGCTCGGTGGTGGCCATCATCGGCGCCATCAACCTGCCCATCGTGTGGTTCTCCGTGCGCTGGTGGCGCAGCCTGCACCAGGTGCAGTCCACGCCCAAGACGGTGGACCCGGAGATGACCCTGGCGCTGCGCGTGTCGGCCTTCGGCATGCTGTTCATCACCGTCTGGTTCCTGGTGGCGCGCTACCGCCAGGCCCTGGCCGAGCGCCAGGCGGAAGTGGCCCTTCCGGACGCGGTGCCTTCGGACCTCGCCGCCGCCAGCGGCGCCAACTCCTCCCGGGTGGCCTGA
- a CDS encoding heme exporter protein CcmD has protein sequence MTTLSTQMLWLLAAAPGQVGSGRIVGGWGYVWACYAITVAMLVLYAVSLWVRRPKAPTDAKE, from the coding sequence ATGACGACGCTTTCCACACAGATGCTGTGGCTCCTCGCCGCGGCGCCGGGCCAGGTCGGCAGTGGCCGCATCGTCGGCGGGTGGGGCTATGTCTGGGCCTGCTACGCCATTACAGTCGCCATGCTGGTTCTCTACGCCGTGTCTCTCTGGGTTCGTCGGCCCAAGGCCCCCACCGACGCCAAGGAGTGA